The Flavobacterium faecale genome has a segment encoding these proteins:
- a CDS encoding GAF domain-containing sensor histidine kinase has protein sequence MKEPTTPLHEAERLKELESYKIIGELESSDYDFLTQMAAEICGTKISLISLITEDKQWFLSHHGIDAKETPRELAFCAHAINEPEELFLVEDATIDHRFFDNPLVTGAAQVIFYAGMPLVTEKGVPLGTLCVINDKPQTLNKDQVKKMRLLSAQVMKLLELHRQTLTLKKQNIELQKVTELFKESQRINHVGTWELDLTTNETIWTEEVFKIHEVPMNFDHNKSKAVEFYHPEDQHIILEAITKTLETEEPYDVICRFVTAKNNHKWVRAAGRIWKEPGENPKMIGIFQDITEQKNTEDQLKISEEAFRGNFEHGAIGMALLTEKGNWLKVNKKLCDILGYPEEEFLNLSFQDITHPEDAATDLYLLKQLIQGKRDNYTLEKRYIHKNGAIVHIILAVSTVKNELNKIQYFVAQIVDITIAKNFELKLSTTLSNKQAILDANTQVAIIGTDLNGIITLFNKGAEQMLGYDSSEVINVCNTKAFHLESELKEYYAPKLHKSKNDINKDTPFGQKVQVDLHQTHEWTYVRKDKTTLTVLLSVTPITHEGETTGYLGVAADITETKKAAQETAALLEIAESQNERLKNFAYIVSHNLRSHSGGISSLIDLTEAEFPTFSDTEIFDYLKKSSQNLTETIQHLTEVVQINLSDKSKLKPTLIKPFIENTFNSLVIQAQNANFKLINKVSDSIAVNVIPAYLDSIIMNFVTNAIKYSSPERDSFVQVETEQTENYVILKFIDNGLGINLEKHGDKLFGMYKTFHNHHDSRGIGLFITKNQVEAMNGKIEVESEINKGTTFKIYFEHEKN, from the coding sequence ATGAAAGAACCTACTACGCCACTGCATGAAGCTGAACGATTAAAAGAACTAGAATCCTATAAAATTATTGGAGAGCTCGAAAGTTCAGACTATGACTTTTTGACCCAAATGGCAGCTGAAATTTGTGGTACAAAAATCTCATTAATCAGTTTAATTACCGAGGATAAGCAGTGGTTTCTATCTCATCATGGGATTGACGCTAAAGAAACTCCAAGAGAACTGGCTTTTTGTGCACATGCCATAAATGAACCTGAGGAATTGTTTTTGGTAGAAGACGCAACGATTGATCATCGCTTTTTTGACAATCCGTTGGTGACAGGAGCTGCTCAAGTAATCTTTTATGCTGGTATGCCCTTGGTTACAGAAAAAGGTGTCCCGCTAGGAACTCTTTGCGTGATTAATGACAAACCACAAACCCTAAACAAAGACCAAGTCAAAAAAATGAGGTTGCTAAGCGCTCAAGTAATGAAATTACTTGAACTGCACAGACAAACCCTCACGCTCAAAAAGCAAAATATTGAATTACAAAAGGTTACTGAGCTATTCAAAGAAAGTCAACGGATTAATCATGTAGGTACTTGGGAACTTGACCTTACTACCAACGAAACAATTTGGACAGAGGAAGTTTTTAAAATTCATGAGGTTCCAATGAATTTTGATCACAATAAATCAAAAGCAGTTGAATTTTACCACCCAGAGGACCAACATATTATACTCGAAGCCATCACTAAAACGCTGGAGACAGAGGAACCTTATGATGTAATATGTCGCTTTGTTACAGCCAAAAATAATCATAAATGGGTGCGTGCTGCAGGCCGAATATGGAAAGAACCGGGGGAAAACCCAAAAATGATTGGTATTTTTCAAGATATTACTGAGCAAAAAAATACTGAAGATCAATTAAAAATAAGCGAAGAAGCCTTTAGAGGAAATTTTGAACACGGTGCCATCGGTATGGCATTACTAACCGAAAAGGGTAATTGGCTTAAAGTAAACAAGAAACTTTGCGACATACTGGGCTACCCTGAAGAAGAGTTTTTAAACCTATCCTTTCAAGACATAACACACCCTGAAGATGCAGCAACTGATCTATATTTACTAAAACAACTTATCCAAGGTAAACGTGACAATTACACGCTAGAGAAGCGTTACATTCATAAAAACGGTGCAATAGTACATATTATACTCGCCGTTTCTACTGTGAAAAACGAATTAAATAAAATACAATATTTTGTAGCTCAAATAGTTGACATAACCATAGCTAAGAATTTTGAATTAAAGCTATCAACGACATTATCCAATAAACAAGCTATTCTAGATGCAAATACGCAAGTAGCCATTATAGGTACAGATCTTAATGGTATTATTACTTTGTTTAATAAAGGAGCTGAACAAATGCTTGGTTACGATTCTAGCGAAGTAATTAATGTATGTAATACAAAAGCATTCCATCTAGAAAGTGAACTTAAAGAGTATTACGCACCAAAATTGCATAAATCTAAGAACGACATAAATAAGGATACTCCTTTTGGACAAAAAGTCCAAGTTGACCTACACCAAACTCATGAATGGACCTATGTACGTAAAGATAAAACGACGTTAACCGTTTTACTCTCGGTTACGCCAATTACACACGAGGGAGAAACTACTGGATACCTTGGCGTTGCCGCAGATATTACTGAGACTAAAAAAGCAGCACAAGAAACAGCAGCATTACTTGAAATAGCAGAGTCACAAAACGAACGTTTAAAGAACTTTGCTTATATCGTATCACATAATTTGCGCTCTCATTCTGGCGGAATTTCATCATTGATCGACTTAACAGAAGCGGAGTTTCCAACTTTTAGTGATACAGAAATTTTTGATTACCTAAAAAAATCATCACAAAACCTAACCGAAACTATACAACATTTGACTGAGGTAGTCCAAATTAACTTATCTGATAAGTCAAAGTTAAAACCTACCCTAATCAAACCATTTATTGAGAACACCTTTAACAGTCTAGTGATCCAAGCTCAAAATGCAAATTTCAAACTAATTAATAAGGTTTCAGATAGCATTGCAGTAAATGTAATTCCTGCCTATCTTGACAGTATAATTATGAATTTTGTGACCAATGCAATCAAATACAGTTCTCCTGAGAGAGATAGCTTTGTACAAGTTGAAACGGAACAGACGGAAAATTATGTCATACTTAAATTCATTGATAATGGACTCGGAATTAACCTAGAGAAACATGGCGACAAATTATTTGGAATGTACAAAACATTCCACAACCATCATGACTCTCGCGGAATTGGACTATTTATCACCAAAAATCAAGTCGAAGCGATGAACGGAAAAATTGAAGTTGAAAGCGAAATTAATAAAGGGACCACTTTTAAAATATATTTTGAACATGAAAAAAATTGA
- a CDS encoding response regulator has translation MKKIDQVCIIDDDPTHIFITKKYVELSGLVENIMIYKNGKEAYDHLKAIFTASEKLPEIILLDLNMPIWDGWQFLEEFIKIPIKSKINIFILTSSVSATDKIQAEKFNLNGNYLVKPIAFSEIKTIFSTL, from the coding sequence ATGAAAAAAATTGATCAAGTCTGTATCATTGACGATGACCCTACTCATATATTTATAACAAAAAAATATGTTGAACTTTCAGGTCTGGTCGAAAATATCATGATTTACAAAAATGGCAAAGAAGCCTACGACCATCTAAAAGCTATTTTTACGGCCTCTGAAAAGTTGCCCGAAATAATCTTATTAGACCTTAATATGCCTATTTGGGATGGATGGCAGTTTCTAGAAGAGTTTATTAAAATTCCAATTAAGTCAAAAATTAATATTTTTATATTAACGAGTTCAGTAAGTGCAACTGACAAAATACAGGCTGAAAAATTTAACCTTAATGGAAATTACTTAGTTAAGCCTATTGCATTCAGCGAAATAAAAACGATTTTCAGCACGCTTTAA
- a CDS encoding MOSC domain-containing protein, whose product MLQLSQIWIYPIKSLAGISLQQSQVTSRGLEFDRRWMLVDDAGVFVTQRNFPEMVLFKTAIKDGFLEVSHPSTASNVTISLSNTKKGPAISSMVWEDEVQAIVEDENIAKWFSAILRFSVRLVYMPDESHRKVDPRYAIESDNITSLSDGYPFLIIGQSSLDDLNSRLKEPVSIQRFRPNFVFQGGVAYEEEGWKNFTIGNQQFQGVKPCGRCVMISVDPEKGIVSGKEPLATLSKYKMEGNNVIFGQNLIAKDSGLVTVGEKIMFE is encoded by the coding sequence ATGCTTCAGCTCTCTCAGATTTGGATTTATCCAATAAAATCATTGGCCGGAATTTCATTGCAGCAATCTCAAGTTACCTCTCGCGGCCTTGAATTTGACCGTCGTTGGATGTTGGTTGATGATGCTGGTGTTTTTGTGACACAACGAAATTTCCCAGAGATGGTTTTGTTTAAAACAGCCATTAAGGATGGTTTTTTAGAAGTATCTCATCCATCAACTGCCTCAAATGTTACAATATCACTTTCGAATACAAAAAAAGGACCTGCTATATCGAGTATGGTTTGGGAAGATGAGGTTCAGGCCATTGTTGAAGATGAAAATATAGCTAAATGGTTTTCGGCTATTTTAAGGTTTTCGGTTCGACTAGTGTACATGCCAGATGAGAGTCACAGAAAGGTGGATCCTAGATATGCAATTGAGTCGGATAATATTACTTCGTTATCAGATGGTTATCCGTTTTTAATAATTGGACAATCATCATTGGATGATTTAAATTCTAGATTAAAAGAACCCGTTTCTATTCAGCGATTTCGTCCCAATTTTGTATTTCAGGGTGGTGTTGCATACGAGGAAGAAGGGTGGAAGAATTTTACTATAGGTAATCAGCAATTTCAAGGAGTTAAACCTTGTGGGCGTTGTGTGATGATATCTGTTGATCCAGAAAAAGGAATCGTTTCAGGTAAAGAACCACTCGCTACCTTATCTAAATATAAAATGGAAGGTAATAATGTTATTTTCGGACAAAATTTAATCGCCAAGGATAGTGGTTTGGTCACTGTAGGTGAGAAAATAATGTTCGAGTAA
- a CDS encoding multicopper oxidase domain-containing protein: MKNNTLMLLVLLVFVSTKITAQKVVRYDLYVRDTVVNFTGKPKKAIAVNGQIPMPTLTFTEGDIAEIHVYNELKEGTSLHWHGLFVPNKEDGVPYMTQMPIKPRTEHVYRFPIIQSGTHWYHSHSGLQEQIGMYGSLILKKKSDDSTFRKGIDDLPQVPIILSEWTDYKPENVHRMLHNASDWFAIKKGTTQSYAEAIKAGHFKTKIINEWKRMLAMDVSDVYYDKFLINGKTESQLSEFKAGDKVRLRISNGGASSYFWLTYGGGKMTVVANDGNDVDPVEVDRLIVGVSETYDVIVTVPEKDTSYAFLATPEDRTKSTAIYIGEGTKKAADLLPKLKYFEGMKMMNNMMNMDGTMDDMGMEMSMQQMDMNAVMYPESSMNQSKAGEQMSSMKMDHSKMDHEAMKKTDGKTTETNTMKMDHSKMDMNSKKAKIVTLNYGMLKSPTVTTLPTPSSGDGGTRELRFELTGNMNRYVWSMDNKVLSESDKILIKKGEIVRITLYNNSMMRHPMHLHGHDFRVLNGKGDYAPLKNVLDIMPMETDVIEFEANADGDWFFHCHILYHMMAGMNRVFSYENSAPNPLIPNKKEAYKKLQSESDQLHVMVENDFASNGNDGQAMLQNARWSFGTEWRLGYHDEHGYESETHIGRYIGKNQWFMPFIGLDARYRKLGHNEVERTIFNQTSTKDKRIQASLGFNYTLPMLVVFQTEIFHDGNVRLQLMREDIPLTKRLRMALMVNTDKEYMGGLKYIVGKNIGVTTHYDSDMGFGFGVNVNY; this comes from the coding sequence ATGAAAAATAATACTTTAATGCTATTGGTTTTACTAGTATTTGTTTCAACTAAAATTACTGCTCAAAAGGTAGTTCGGTATGATTTGTATGTTAGGGATACAGTAGTCAATTTTACAGGGAAACCAAAAAAAGCGATCGCAGTAAATGGACAAATTCCAATGCCAACCTTAACTTTTACCGAAGGGGATATTGCCGAAATTCATGTGTACAATGAACTGAAAGAAGGAACCTCTCTGCATTGGCACGGCTTGTTTGTGCCCAATAAAGAAGATGGTGTTCCTTATATGACACAAATGCCTATAAAACCAAGAACCGAGCACGTGTATCGTTTTCCTATAATTCAATCGGGTACGCATTGGTACCACAGTCATAGTGGTTTGCAAGAACAAATAGGAATGTATGGTTCTTTGATTTTAAAGAAAAAATCAGACGACTCAACCTTTCGAAAAGGAATTGATGATCTTCCACAAGTTCCTATTATTTTAAGCGAATGGACGGATTACAAACCTGAAAACGTGCATAGGATGTTACACAACGCTTCAGATTGGTTTGCAATAAAAAAAGGTACCACTCAAAGTTATGCTGAAGCGATAAAAGCGGGGCACTTTAAGACAAAAATAATCAACGAGTGGAAACGAATGCTAGCAATGGATGTTAGCGATGTGTATTATGACAAGTTTTTGATCAATGGAAAAACGGAAAGTCAGTTGTCAGAATTTAAAGCAGGTGATAAAGTACGTTTACGAATTTCAAATGGTGGAGCGTCGTCCTATTTTTGGCTAACCTACGGTGGCGGAAAAATGACAGTCGTGGCTAATGACGGAAATGATGTAGATCCAGTTGAAGTGGATAGATTAATTGTTGGTGTTTCTGAAACGTATGATGTGATTGTGACTGTTCCAGAAAAAGATACTTCCTATGCGTTTTTAGCAACTCCAGAAGATAGAACCAAATCTACTGCAATTTACATTGGAGAAGGAACGAAAAAGGCAGCCGATCTTCTACCGAAATTAAAGTATTTTGAAGGGATGAAAATGATGAATAACATGATGAACATGGACGGTACCATGGATGATATGGGAATGGAAATGAGCATGCAACAAATGGATATGAATGCTGTCATGTATCCAGAGTCCTCCATGAACCAGTCGAAAGCAGGGGAGCAGATGAGTAGTATGAAAATGGATCATTCGAAAATGGATCACGAGGCCATGAAAAAAACTGATGGTAAAACAACAGAAACGAATACTATGAAGATGGATCATTCAAAAATGGACATGAATTCGAAAAAGGCTAAAATAGTTACTTTGAACTATGGCATGCTAAAATCGCCAACAGTTACCACGTTACCCACTCCGTCTTCTGGGGATGGAGGGACTCGCGAGCTTCGATTTGAATTGACAGGTAATATGAATCGTTATGTTTGGAGTATGGATAATAAAGTACTCTCAGAAAGCGACAAAATTTTAATCAAGAAGGGCGAAATTGTTCGCATTACATTATATAACAATTCGATGATGCGCCATCCAATGCATCTTCATGGTCATGATTTTAGAGTGTTGAACGGCAAAGGGGATTATGCTCCATTAAAAAATGTTCTTGATATTATGCCAATGGAAACTGATGTCATAGAATTTGAAGCAAATGCTGATGGCGACTGGTTTTTTCATTGTCATATTTTGTATCACATGATGGCGGGAATGAACAGGGTTTTTAGCTATGAGAATTCTGCTCCGAATCCATTAATACCTAATAAAAAAGAGGCATATAAAAAGTTGCAGTCAGAGAGTGATCAGCTACATGTTATGGTAGAAAATGATTTTGCTAGCAATGGTAATGATGGGCAAGCCATGTTGCAAAATGCACGTTGGAGTTTTGGAACCGAATGGCGTTTGGGATATCATGATGAACACGGTTACGAGTCAGAAACACACATTGGTCGATACATTGGTAAAAATCAATGGTTTATGCCTTTCATCGGATTGGATGCTCGATATAGAAAATTAGGGCATAATGAAGTGGAGAGAACGATTTTTAATCAAACCAGTACGAAAGACAAACGCATTCAGGCTAGTTTGGGGTTTAATTATACTTTACCCATGCTAGTTGTTTTTCAAACGGAGATTTTTCATGACGGAAATGTAAGGTTGCAGTTGATGCGTGAAGATATTCCGCTAACCAAAAGGCTAAGAATGGCATTAATGGTAAACACCGACAAAGAATATATGGGAGGTCTCAAATATATCGTTGGGAAAAACATAGGTGTAACTACTCATTATGATAGTGATATGGGATTTGGTTTTGGAGTAAATGTTAATTATTAA
- a CDS encoding DUF305 domain-containing protein has product MENNNMNNKNYSRFFVMLGLSFVAMYITMYLNTYSIDHVYFSLTRFYMSCLGISAMAVIMLMMMMGMYKNKKKNTAIFLGSVLLFSSALFLVRTQKPIIGDVLWLKGMIPHHSIAILTSERADVKDPEVKKLANNIIKAQKKEIEEMKLMIKRLENEK; this is encoded by the coding sequence ATGGAAAATAATAATATGAATAATAAAAATTACAGCAGATTCTTTGTAATGTTAGGCCTATCATTCGTAGCAATGTATATCACAATGTACTTGAATACTTATTCGATAGACCATGTATATTTTAGTCTTACTAGGTTCTACATGAGCTGTCTCGGGATATCTGCAATGGCAGTGATCATGTTGATGATGATGATGGGAATGTATAAAAACAAGAAGAAAAATACAGCGATATTTCTGGGGAGTGTACTTCTTTTTAGTTCGGCTTTATTTCTTGTTCGAACTCAAAAACCAATTATTGGTGATGTTTTGTGGTTAAAAGGGATGATACCACACCATTCTATTGCCATATTGACTAGTGAAAGAGCAGATGTCAAAGATCCAGAGGTTAAGAAGCTAGCGAATAATATTATAAAAGCTCAGAAGAAGGAAATAGAAGAAATGAAATTGATGATAAAAAGGTTAGAAAATGAAAAATAA